The proteins below are encoded in one region of Dioscorea cayenensis subsp. rotundata cultivar TDr96_F1 chromosome 18, TDr96_F1_v2_PseudoChromosome.rev07_lg8_w22 25.fasta, whole genome shotgun sequence:
- the LOC120281855 gene encoding (-)-germacrene D synthase-like isoform X2, with amino-acid sequence MKQRMQVLVKDVKILLKDAKGSMREEMQLIDALQRLGVAYHFEQEISEALWFVNTSSSSGHHSYSDDDLHFVALRFRLLRERHYYVPPYVFNQFMDGKGKFKEEVSNDLNGLLSLYEAAYLGIPGEDLLDEALDFTRSHLQSLVKHIGPSLARKVKHALEAPLRKRMTKLNARLYIPIYEEDTEAKNDVVLELAKLDFHILQLLHREEVKKISMWWKDVGVPTKLTFARDRIVELYFWILGVYFEPQYSRARMMMVKVISMVSLMDDVYDSYGTMVELQHFTGAIQRWDFKAADEMEECLRVAFLAIYQTMGELEDEVLKDGKLYRIDYLRREFEKLAIVYLEEAKWRDECYVPSLAEHLELSIKTSTLNVVACASFIGMGEIAGKHSFDWVTSFPQIIKDVSKLSRLMDDVGGFEVDAKMGRKHVVSTIHCCMNEFGDSLEEAKARLLHLVEDAWKNINKECLHLTIPSALLARVVNSACTMETIYRKIDGYTEPSLLKNSISLLFVQPI; translated from the exons ATGAAACAAAGAATGCAAGTACTCGTTAAGGATGTAAAGATTTTGCTAAAGGATGCAAAGGGTTCAATGAGAGAGGAGATGCAACTCATTGATGCACTCCAACGCCTTGGTGTGGCTTATCACTTTGAACAAGAGATCAGTGAAGCGTTATGGTTCGTTAATACTTCTAGTTCTTCTGGTCACCATTCATACAGTGACGACGATCTTCATTTTGTTGCTCTTCGGTTTAGATTACTAAGAGAACGTCACTATTATGTTCCaccat ATGTCTTTAACCAGTTTATGGATGGCAAAGGAAAGTTCAAAGAAGAAGTGAGTAATGATTTGAATGGTTTGTTAAGCTTGTATGAAGCAGCTTACCTTGGAATCCCTGGAGAGGATTTGTTGGATGAAGCCCTTGATTTCACAAGAAGCCATTTGCAGTCTCTTGTGAAGCATATAGGACCAAGCCTAGCACGAAAAGTTAAGCATGCATTGGAAGCACCTTTGAGAAAGAGAATGACCAAATTGAATGCCAGATTATATATACCCATTTATGAAGAAGACACTGAAGCAAAGAACGATGTTGTGCTTGAGCTTGCAAAGCTTGATTTTCACATATTGCAATTACTTCATAGAGAGGAGGTCAAAAAGATCAGCAT GTGGTGGAAAGATGTAGGTGTGCCAACAAAGCTGACGTTTGCTAGAGACAGGATAGTAGAACTCTACTTCTGGATATTAGGCGTATATTTTGAGCCCCAGTATTCAAGGGCCAGGATGATGATGGTAAAGGTGATATCTATGGTTTCCCTTATGGATGATGTTTATGATTCCTATGGTACAATGGTTGAGCTGCAACATTTTACTGGTGCAATTCAAAG GTGGGACTTCAAGGCTGCtgatgagatggaggaatgtctACGAGTTGCTTTCCTTGCCATATATCAGACAATGGGAGaacttgaagatgaagtgcTCAAGGATGGCAAGCTTTACCGCATTGATTACCTCAGAAGAGAA TTTGAAAAGTTGGCTATTGTATACCTAGAAGAAGCCAAATGGAGAGATGAATGTTATGTACCATCACTGGCCGAACACCTGGAGCTGTCAATCAAGACCTCTACTTTGAATGTTGTTGCTTGTGCCTCATTCATTGGTATGGGAGAAATAGCAGGGAAGCACTCATTTGACTGGGTTACAAGTTTTCCTCAAATTATCAAAGATGTAAGCAAGCTTTCTAGGCTCATGGATGATGTTGGGGGTTTTGAG GTTGATGCAAAGATGGGAAGAAAACATGTTGTTTCAACAATTCATTGCTGCATGAATGAGTTTGGAGACTCACTAGAAGAGGCAAAAGCAAGATTATTACATTTGGTAGAGGATGCATGGAAGAACATCAATAAAGAGTGTTTACATCTAACTATACCATCTGCTCTACTTGCCAGAGTAGTTAATTCTGCTTGTACAATGGAAACCATCTATAGAAAGATAGATGGATATACTGAGCcaagtttattaaaaaattccaTCTCATTATTGTTTGTTCAACCAATTTAA
- the LOC120281855 gene encoding (-)-germacrene D synthase-like isoform X1 produces MKQRMQVLVKDVKILLKDAKGSMREEMQLIDALQRLGVAYHFEQEISEALWFVNTSSSSGHHSYSDDDLHFVALRFRLLRERHYYVPPYVFNQFMDGKGKFKEEVSNDLNGLLSLYEAAYLGIPGEDLLDEALDFTRSHLQSLVKHIGPSLARKVKHALEAPLRKRMTKLNARLYIPIYEEDTEAKNDVVLELAKLDFHILQLLHREEVKKISMWWKDVGVPTKLTFARDRIVELYFWILGVYFEPQYSRARMMMVKVISMVSLMDDVYDSYGTMVELQHFTGAIQRWDFKAADEMEECLRVAFLAIYQTMGELEDEVLKDGKLYRIDYLRREFSQFEKLAIVYLEEAKWRDECYVPSLAEHLELSIKTSTLNVVACASFIGMGEIAGKHSFDWVTSFPQIIKDVSKLSRLMDDVGGFEVDAKMGRKHVVSTIHCCMNEFGDSLEEAKARLLHLVEDAWKNINKECLHLTIPSALLARVVNSACTMETIYRKIDGYTEPSLLKNSISLLFVQPI; encoded by the exons ATGAAACAAAGAATGCAAGTACTCGTTAAGGATGTAAAGATTTTGCTAAAGGATGCAAAGGGTTCAATGAGAGAGGAGATGCAACTCATTGATGCACTCCAACGCCTTGGTGTGGCTTATCACTTTGAACAAGAGATCAGTGAAGCGTTATGGTTCGTTAATACTTCTAGTTCTTCTGGTCACCATTCATACAGTGACGACGATCTTCATTTTGTTGCTCTTCGGTTTAGATTACTAAGAGAACGTCACTATTATGTTCCaccat ATGTCTTTAACCAGTTTATGGATGGCAAAGGAAAGTTCAAAGAAGAAGTGAGTAATGATTTGAATGGTTTGTTAAGCTTGTATGAAGCAGCTTACCTTGGAATCCCTGGAGAGGATTTGTTGGATGAAGCCCTTGATTTCACAAGAAGCCATTTGCAGTCTCTTGTGAAGCATATAGGACCAAGCCTAGCACGAAAAGTTAAGCATGCATTGGAAGCACCTTTGAGAAAGAGAATGACCAAATTGAATGCCAGATTATATATACCCATTTATGAAGAAGACACTGAAGCAAAGAACGATGTTGTGCTTGAGCTTGCAAAGCTTGATTTTCACATATTGCAATTACTTCATAGAGAGGAGGTCAAAAAGATCAGCAT GTGGTGGAAAGATGTAGGTGTGCCAACAAAGCTGACGTTTGCTAGAGACAGGATAGTAGAACTCTACTTCTGGATATTAGGCGTATATTTTGAGCCCCAGTATTCAAGGGCCAGGATGATGATGGTAAAGGTGATATCTATGGTTTCCCTTATGGATGATGTTTATGATTCCTATGGTACAATGGTTGAGCTGCAACATTTTACTGGTGCAATTCAAAG GTGGGACTTCAAGGCTGCtgatgagatggaggaatgtctACGAGTTGCTTTCCTTGCCATATATCAGACAATGGGAGaacttgaagatgaagtgcTCAAGGATGGCAAGCTTTACCGCATTGATTACCTCAGAAGAGAA TTTTCGCAGTTTGAAAAGTTGGCTATTGTATACCTAGAAGAAGCCAAATGGAGAGATGAATGTTATGTACCATCACTGGCCGAACACCTGGAGCTGTCAATCAAGACCTCTACTTTGAATGTTGTTGCTTGTGCCTCATTCATTGGTATGGGAGAAATAGCAGGGAAGCACTCATTTGACTGGGTTACAAGTTTTCCTCAAATTATCAAAGATGTAAGCAAGCTTTCTAGGCTCATGGATGATGTTGGGGGTTTTGAG GTTGATGCAAAGATGGGAAGAAAACATGTTGTTTCAACAATTCATTGCTGCATGAATGAGTTTGGAGACTCACTAGAAGAGGCAAAAGCAAGATTATTACATTTGGTAGAGGATGCATGGAAGAACATCAATAAAGAGTGTTTACATCTAACTATACCATCTGCTCTACTTGCCAGAGTAGTTAATTCTGCTTGTACAATGGAAACCATCTATAGAAAGATAGATGGATATACTGAGCcaagtttattaaaaaattccaTCTCATTATTGTTTGTTCAACCAATTTAA
- the LOC120281855 gene encoding (-)-germacrene D synthase-like isoform X3, with the protein MGRLFHHKCYIIIYTSDVFNQFMDGKGKFKEEVSNDLNGLLSLYEAAYLGIPGEDLLDEALDFTRSHLQSLVKHIGPSLARKVKHALEAPLRKRMTKLNARLYIPIYEEDTEAKNDVVLELAKLDFHILQLLHREEVKKISMWWKDVGVPTKLTFARDRIVELYFWILGVYFEPQYSRARMMMVKVISMVSLMDDVYDSYGTMVELQHFTGAIQRWDFKAADEMEECLRVAFLAIYQTMGELEDEVLKDGKLYRIDYLRREFSQFEKLAIVYLEEAKWRDECYVPSLAEHLELSIKTSTLNVVACASFIGMGEIAGKHSFDWVTSFPQIIKDVSKLSRLMDDVGGFEVDAKMGRKHVVSTIHCCMNEFGDSLEEAKARLLHLVEDAWKNINKECLHLTIPSALLARVVNSACTMETIYRKIDGYTEPSLLKNSISLLFVQPI; encoded by the exons ATGGGGAGACTATTTCATCACAAATGTTACATTATCATCTACACATCAG ATGTCTTTAACCAGTTTATGGATGGCAAAGGAAAGTTCAAAGAAGAAGTGAGTAATGATTTGAATGGTTTGTTAAGCTTGTATGAAGCAGCTTACCTTGGAATCCCTGGAGAGGATTTGTTGGATGAAGCCCTTGATTTCACAAGAAGCCATTTGCAGTCTCTTGTGAAGCATATAGGACCAAGCCTAGCACGAAAAGTTAAGCATGCATTGGAAGCACCTTTGAGAAAGAGAATGACCAAATTGAATGCCAGATTATATATACCCATTTATGAAGAAGACACTGAAGCAAAGAACGATGTTGTGCTTGAGCTTGCAAAGCTTGATTTTCACATATTGCAATTACTTCATAGAGAGGAGGTCAAAAAGATCAGCAT GTGGTGGAAAGATGTAGGTGTGCCAACAAAGCTGACGTTTGCTAGAGACAGGATAGTAGAACTCTACTTCTGGATATTAGGCGTATATTTTGAGCCCCAGTATTCAAGGGCCAGGATGATGATGGTAAAGGTGATATCTATGGTTTCCCTTATGGATGATGTTTATGATTCCTATGGTACAATGGTTGAGCTGCAACATTTTACTGGTGCAATTCAAAG GTGGGACTTCAAGGCTGCtgatgagatggaggaatgtctACGAGTTGCTTTCCTTGCCATATATCAGACAATGGGAGaacttgaagatgaagtgcTCAAGGATGGCAAGCTTTACCGCATTGATTACCTCAGAAGAGAA TTTTCGCAGTTTGAAAAGTTGGCTATTGTATACCTAGAAGAAGCCAAATGGAGAGATGAATGTTATGTACCATCACTGGCCGAACACCTGGAGCTGTCAATCAAGACCTCTACTTTGAATGTTGTTGCTTGTGCCTCATTCATTGGTATGGGAGAAATAGCAGGGAAGCACTCATTTGACTGGGTTACAAGTTTTCCTCAAATTATCAAAGATGTAAGCAAGCTTTCTAGGCTCATGGATGATGTTGGGGGTTTTGAG GTTGATGCAAAGATGGGAAGAAAACATGTTGTTTCAACAATTCATTGCTGCATGAATGAGTTTGGAGACTCACTAGAAGAGGCAAAAGCAAGATTATTACATTTGGTAGAGGATGCATGGAAGAACATCAATAAAGAGTGTTTACATCTAACTATACCATCTGCTCTACTTGCCAGAGTAGTTAATTCTGCTTGTACAATGGAAACCATCTATAGAAAGATAGATGGATATACTGAGCcaagtttattaaaaaattccaTCTCATTATTGTTTGTTCAACCAATTTAA